The following DNA comes from Acidobacteriota bacterium.
TACACCCGCCTCGGTGCAGTTTCGTGCAGCGGCGGCCGGCCCGGTCAACGCGCCGCGGGCCTGTCGACCGGCATCATGCGCCTGGCGGCCTCGATCGCCCCAAGCGCGTCCACCAGGCCGTGCCCGACCCAGTCGTTGGGCTCGGGCTCGTTCAGGAGGTCCAGGCGCGCCGACTCGCGCAGCGCCTTTGCGATCAGCTGGACGTAGGCCGCCGGCTTTTTCAGCAGCGCCGGCGTCGGCGGGGCGGCGCTCTTCATCAGCGCGACCACTCCCGCGGCCAGCGGCACGGCGAGCGACGTGCCCGACCCGTACCCGTTCCTGACGTCCTGCAGATACTGCGGCACGACGAAGAAGACGTTGTGTGAAGGCGTGACGACGTCGATCAGGGGATTGGTGACGCTGTGAGCCCAGCCCCCGTACCCCTCTTCGTGCTTCTCCGCTCCCCCGGCGAGCACGACTTCGCCGTCGAACGCCCGGTATTGCTTGCTGCCGGTATGGATGCCGAGGAACTCGCGCGCGATGTTGCCCGCACCCGTGCACAGCACGACGTTCTTCTTGTATGCGTACCGGACGGCGTCGGCGAGCACGGGTTCGGTGGCGGGCAGCACCGCCGAGATTGAAATGACGTCGGCGCCATGGTTCACGGCGTAGTAGATGCCGGCGGCGATCGTTTCGTACGGCCAGAAGTCGTACGGCGGATCGTTCATCGTGTCCGAATCCAGCGATCGGATCGGCATGATGCGGGCGTCGGGCGCCGCCAGCATCACCATCGAGGCGGTCGCCGTGCCGTGCCAGCCCCAGTCGACGGTTGACAGCGGTTCTGTCGCCCACGGCGGCAGCGTGCGCTGAACGAGCGTGAACCCCGGCACCACCTTGCCCTGGAACAGGCTGTTGGTGGGATCGAGGCCCGAGTCGATGACGGCCACAACGATGCCCTTCCCGGTCGAGCGCGCGTGGGCCTTGCGCAGATTCAGCGCGTCGGCCGCCCACTGGCTTCGGAAATCAGCCTCGATGAGGTTGCGGAACCACCTGTCCTTCGGCAGATCGGGCGGGTCCACCTTCGCGTTGTAGCCGAGCGACTGCAGCACCAGATCCAGCCGGCTCTTCCCGCGATTGTGCGGCAGGGTCATCTCGAATTCAGCGGTGCCGCCCCTGCGGAAGAGCGAGCCGACGAAGCGGCCCGCGTAGTCCCGTGCGAGGTCGGTATACAAGGCCGTGAACCTGGCGAGAGAGTCCTCGTCACCCTTTTCCAGCAGCTGGCGGAATGCCGGCTCGGACTTCTGGTACGCGAGGTTCATGAGCCGCTCGAACAGGAACGGGATCTTGCCCTCCGCCTCCATCAGCCGGACGGCGTCGCCCGCGGTCAACTGATCCTGCGCCGGATGGCGCCCGAGGTATGTGGCGACGGCGGCGAAGAACTGCTTCTTCGCCTCCGCGTGGATGCCGGCGAGACGCGCCTCGTGTGGGGCTTGCGCGGCGGCGTCCGCCGGGGCGGCCATCGCGCACAGCGCGCCGAGCGCAACGCGGGCCACCATGCCGGACTGACATGTTACAAATGTGCTATAAGGTGTCAGCTGGCTCCCTCCATCACCCGCTTATAGCACCGCTGTTCGCGTGACGTCAACGTGAGATCGGGCTTGACACGGCAGGCTATGGCCCATTATAAGAATTTCACCGCGACCAAGCTGCACGTGTACAGCACACCCTGAAACATGTCAGGGTCCCGTATGTCAGCCCCTCTGCGCCGGCGCGCCGTGGCGAAGAGCGAAGCTGGCGTTGGTTGCACCTGCGTTCCTAGAAGGAGGACCTATGGAAGCCTTGCGCTGGCTTCGCGCTCTCGGGTTCGCGGCTGTCGGCGTCGGAATCGTGTGCTCGCCGTCGGTTCACGCCGCGGAGACCGGAACGATCAAGGGCACCGTCGTCGACTCCGCGAAGCTCGCGCTGCCCGGAGCCAGGGTGTCGGTCGTCGAGACCTCGCTTGTCGCCCTGACGGACAACAGCGGTGCGTTCACGCTCGTCCTTCCCCCCGGCCGGTACACCGTGATCGCGGAGCTCTCGGGCTTCCGGAGCGAGACCCGGCCGGAGGTGTCCGTGGCAGCCGGCGAGACGACGGCGCTCGCCTTCGAGCTCGCGATCGCGTCGTACATGGAGCGGGTGACGGTCACCGCCACGCGCACCGAGACGACGCTGAAAGATGTGCCGCAGAACGTCACCGTGCTCACCGCGACGCTGCTCGAGTCGATGCCGATCACGTCCACCGTCGGGGCCTTCGACAAGGTCGTCGGCCTCGACGTGAGCGGCATGGGCGCCGGCATCGCGCGCCCCGTCTTCCTCTCGATCGACGGGTACGACGATACGTACATCCGCAAGATGGTCGACGGCGTCGACGTCAACAACCGGAGCAACAACTTCGGCCTGATGTCGGAATTCCCCCTCGAGCTGATCGAACGGATCGACGTGATCAAGGGCGGCTCGTCGGCGGTCTGGGGCAGCGGGATGGCGGGCGTCATCAACGTGGTGACCAAGCGGCCGGAAAGCCCGCAGCCGCTCGTCCATCTCACCCTGTCGGCCTCGCACTGGGGAGAGATGGATTTCGGAGACGGCAACGCGGTGGGCCAGTCCGGTTCGTACGGGAAGGCGGCGGTGGACGTCTCGCAGCGGATCGGCCAGGCCGGCTACTTCCTCTACGCCTCCTATTTGAACTCGGGCGGCTTCCTCGAACACACGATCGAGCGCCTGGGCAAGTTCGCCGGAAAGTTCAGCTACGATTTCGCGCCAAAACGGTACGCGGAGGTGTTCGTCAGCAACACCAACACCAACAGCGAAGGGGGGCACATCTTCGCGGCGTACCCCGGCACGCCGCTGTTCTTCTGGAACTATCTCGACGACACGAAGATCCGCAATACGATTTCCACCATCCGTTACGTGGACGATTCGCGCGAGCGGCTGCAGTTCAACGCGACCGGGAAGCTCAGCAGCTACACGTTCGACCTGACGCGGACCAAACCTTGACTCGCTGACCGCGCGCCCCGGTGTCGAGAAGAACAAGTTCGGCGACACGATCACCGGCGGCTCGTTCCAGGCGACCTATCGCTGGTCCCCCGGGCGGGATCTGACCGCGGGAGTGGACTACTACCACATCGATTCGGATTTCACGACGATCGGCTTCGGACACCTGACCAACGACGAAGTCGGTCCGTACGTGAATCTCACGCAGAAGGCCGGCCGGCT
Coding sequences within:
- a CDS encoding TonB-dependent receptor gives rise to the protein MEALRWLRALGFAAVGVGIVCSPSVHAAETGTIKGTVVDSAKLALPGARVSVVETSLVALTDNSGAFTLVLPPGRYTVIAELSGFRSETRPEVSVAAGETTALAFELAIASYMERVTVTATRTETTLKDVPQNVTVLTATLLESMPITSTVGAFDKVVGLDVSGMGAGIARPVFLSIDGYDDTYIRKMVDGVDVNNRSNNFGLMSEFPLELIERIDVIKGGSSAVWGSGMAGVINVVTKRPESPQPLVHLTLSASHWGEMDFGDGNAVGQSGSYGKAAVDVSQRIGQAGYFLYASYLNSGGFLEHTIERLGKFAGKFSYDFAPKRYAEVFVSNTNTNSEGGHIFAAYPGTPLFFWNYLDDTKIRNTISTIRYVDDSRERLQFNATGKLSSYTFDLTRTKP
- a CDS encoding S8 family serine peptidase — encoded protein: MVARVALGALCAMAAPADAAAQAPHEARLAGIHAEAKKQFFAAVATYLGRHPAQDQLTAGDAVRLMEAEGKIPFLFERLMNLAYQKSEPAFRQLLEKGDEDSLARFTALYTDLARDYAGRFVGSLFRRGGTAEFEMTLPHNRGKSRLDLVLQSLGYNAKVDPPDLPKDRWFRNLIEADFRSQWAADALNLRKAHARSTGKGIVVAVIDSGLDPTNSLFQGKVVPGFTLVQRTLPPWATEPLSTVDWGWHGTATASMVMLAAPDARIMPIRSLDSDTMNDPPYDFWPYETIAAGIYYAVNHGADVISISAVLPATEPVLADAVRYAYKKNVVLCTGAGNIAREFLGIHTGSKQYRAFDGEVVLAGGAEKHEEGYGGWAHSVTNPLIDVVTPSHNVFFVVPQYLQDVRNGYGSGTSLAVPLAAGVVALMKSAAPPTPALLKKPAAYVQLIAKALRESARLDLLNEPEPNDWVGHGLVDALGAIEAARRMMPVDRPAAR